In Daphnia magna isolate NIES linkage group LG5, ASM2063170v1.1, whole genome shotgun sequence, the sequence AGAAATTATTCTCGTCGACGACTTTTCTGACATGGGTATGTCTTTTCGAATTTACAAATGGCAGTTTTATCTCTGAATTTATTCACCTAAGGTCAAATCCACCCACTTTCCCTCTACTAATAATCCTCGTACCCGAAACACCTTTTGATATTGTATTGCTTATTGATTGATTCCCCGCTTATTCATTATTGTTGATATGATCATTATTTGCTGGTCTCGCGTTGTGGACAACGACTGTGAAACGGAAAAATGTAGAACACGTCAAAGCTCCATTGGAGAACTACATGGCGCAGTATCCAAAGGTGAAGATAGTGCGGCTACCGAAGCGCGAAGGATTGATCCGGGCGCGGCTTTTGGGCTTGGAACACGCCACCGCTCCTGTCGTCACCTACCTCGACTCTCATTGCGAGTGCACAGAAGGTCAGTCACGTACTTTTGCCTCCACTGGCAATAGCCGCCATTGACATTCAATGGACGCAAACATTTCCTTcccttccttcctttttttttttttttcattattatttttcccgTGTCTGGCTACAGATCATAGATGTAATCTCTTGGTCCCTTGCCCTGACTCAGAGAAGTGTCCCAGAGCTACTCCTATGGAAAACGACCGTAATGAAAAATGTCAGGGCTTTCATAGAGTTGAAGTACAACTATGAAATCAGagatgaagtaaaaaaaaaaaaaaagaatatccTCATAACCTAGCTCTTTATctagaataataaaaaaaaaaatatcgggTAATCCGCCATGATTTTGTGACTTGTCCTTTTAGCGAAAGTTTGGGTTGGATAAGTCGGGCGAATATGTTATCCATAGAGATATCTGAATGGGATTTGTTACTTGAAACCTAATTAAAAATGGGTGCCAACACCGAACGGTACGACATTTTTTTGCGTAAAGGGTGGCTGGAACCTCTTCTGGACCGGATAGCCCGCAATTCGACCACAGTTGTATGCCCTGTGATCGATGTCATTGACGAGGATTCATTGGCGATCCATTTCGATAAGAAATCTGTCCAAGTTGGAGGATTCGACTGGGGATTGCAGGTAAAGCTGAGAATGCCTGCTTGTGGTTGCTTGCCCTAATCGTGGTGGCGGTGAACTAACATTCAGTCCCCGACAAACAAAATCTCTTGACTGAAACGAACTTTCATCTTTCTTTGCTTCCTTTTTAACGCTTTGAACTTCAAATATCCTCTTGCCTAAAACATGAATAAGAAAGAATCGAAGCACACCAAACTAaatcaaagcaaaaaaaaacagttatgACCTTATAGTTCTTAGTATGAATAATTTTATGTAGAAAGTCTTGTTGCATTCATTTCCCCTCCCTGTTCACCCTTTTTTGCCCAGTCTTTGAAGTTTTTGGTCAACCTTAGAATTCAGttatttttctctcctttGACAAGTATTAATTTGTAAGCTAATCATGCAATTCGGTCGTGATTTGATCAGTTCTTTTTTCCATTGCATTTAATGGATCAGAAACGAGGCGGAGGTGTTGCCTCTTTATTGGTCAGGTGTCGTGTTGCCAGGACGTGCTCCACGTCCCACCTGGGGTCAAATTACCCCATTCTGTTTACAACTAGAAAAATGATAGGGGAAATACTTGAAATGGATCATTCCCCACAAAATAGAGCGCCTGGTTTCAATCTGACACTAACGTTCTAAATATTTTAGAACGCTGGGAGTGAGTCGTTCGTGCTGCAAGTTCGCTAGAAACACCGTGATATTTCAATGTTCTGAAGAATCGAAATTGTTTCGCTCTTCTTACACCACAGCCAGGACGTATTTTCTCCGTCATTGCGAAAAAGCTTGCATCATTCTATAACATCCCGTATATTTTTCGTAACTTTCTTCTTGTCGGGCGCCTCGTTGCCCTTTCATTGTCCGGATGCCACTCGACGTAGATGAGTGCGGAATCGATTATCGGTAGTCTCCCAGCCAGAGTTAGGCGGCCCGTTGAATCATAGGCCTTTTCCTCTGCCCAACGAACCTACCATCTAGCGGGAATGTTGTTTACTATTTTGTCACCAACTTAAGATGTCATACCCGACCAATTAACAGCCTattgaacgaaaaaaattgggtcGATTGGTTGGTTTGCCATTTTGCATGTTTGGACACAGGAAATTTCCCTTTACTTTGTAAATATAAATTACCTTAGCGCATTGGATGATGTTTTGGATTGGAAACTAATTTATCAGCTGATGTAATTTTctctcaatttttatttattaactGGTGACTGTTGGTAACTTTTCGGTGTTTTATTTCTTGGTGTGGCTGCCTGATTGCAACGGTACAACCTTTACCATCTCCCCCAATATTTTCCTCAGGGTGGCTGGAACCGCTGCTGGATCGAATTGCTCGCAACGTCTCGTACGTCGTGACACCGATCATCGATGTGATTGACGACTCGACGTTCCAGTACCATTACGGTCCCGGTGTGGCTGTGGGAGGGTTTGATTGGAACCTTCAGgtagcactttttttttgcttgtttgtcCTAGTGAAGCACTAGTtcgttttctaattttctttctatagCCTTAACAACTCATCTTTGCTTGTAAATTAAAACCTCCAATTTAATGTAACAATTAAAGAATGAGAACGGTGGCAGTGGTTATTGGCATGGTTTTCTGTAAAATGTGGTGGGATTACTTATTCATGTTACATCATTGGTTTTATTGGTTTTTGGCTTTAGAATTTTTCGAAAGGCTCTTTTGCTTACTCGGCTTCAATAGCAGAGTGATGGACCTTTTCTGACTAactctttgtttttcatcGCACGTTCATGCATTTGCGCTCCAatggatttctttttattcttcgaCTTATCTCGCCTTATCCGAGCAGTTTAACTGGCATGCCATCCCCGAACATGAGAAAAAGCGACGCCAACATACGGCTGACCCAGCGTACAGTCCCACAATGGCTGGAGGATTGTTTTCTATCGACAGAGAGTTCTTCAAGAAGTTAGGCACCTATGACGATGGATTCGACATCTGGGGAGGCGAAAATTTGGAACTCTCCTTCAAGGTTAGTTTGCTTTCGACTTTCAACGTGCTTAGCCCGTTATCAAAATCCGTAATTTCCTTAGACGTGGATGTGTGGTGGAACGTTGGAAATCATTCCGTGCAGCCATGTGGGTCACATCTTCCGCAAACGGTCGCCCTACAAATGGCGAACTGGAGTTAATGTCCTTAAAAGAAACAACGTCCGATTGGCTGAGGTTTGGTTGGATGAATACTCCGAGTATTATTACCAGCGTATTGGCCATGATCGGGTATTTATTTAATctcgtttcttcttttatcaAAGAGTAGTTTCCATTCTTCGTCTAACCATTCtaccaataaaaaatttgaactgTAGGGAGATTATGGAGATGTCTCGTCCAGAAAACGTCTCCGAGAAGAGTTGGGTTGCAAATCTTTCAAGTGGTACCTAGACAATATCTTCCCGGAGTTGTTCATTCCCGGCGATGCGGTCGCATCCGGCGAGGTAattatcatttctttttctgtcaCAGGAACGCCGTGGCATCATTGCCAATGGTCGTGATTTATTTAGAACTAAAAGTATTAGCGGAGACCACCGGGTTTGTTCAAGTGTGTGAGTAAACTacacatgattttttttttattgacgtGAGCTTCGCTAAAAGTGACATCAGCAGGTGATACGGTCGGATACGTGAATTTCGCAAACAAAGACGAAACTGAAAATGACTATTGATTTGATTGTTTAATTCCTCCTCCAAATTCGAAATCCCTCGTGTCGTTACACGTGAAATTAGGTTCGCAATTTGGGATTTTCACCAGCCTATTGTTTGGACGGTGCCGCACGCAAAGCCAATCTGCACAAGCCGATCGGCCTATGGCCTTGCCACGGCCAGTCCGGAAACCAGGTACGGAACCGCTtgtgtaaaagaaaaaaccaaagaaaactGCTGTTATTTTTCGCCAACAAGCCTAGCTCTACCTACCTTATTAACTTttccgttccatcgatttacAACGTCTGAACATTTCTACCATGGTGATATTGTTTCTTTCCGTCCTCTTtcgtttcctttgtttttattgacATTCCACATCAGAGACCTCACTTTTCTTGCTAGCCACTGCTTGTCATCCTGTTTAGTTCTTAAGCGAAATATCTCGGCTATACCTTTCCCGTCTGTCCAACTTTTTCCTCCTAGTAATTCATGTCCCGGAGTCTTATTGGAGTCGCTGTTCAACAGGTTAGTGAAATTCGTTTTTATCAGCAAACTGACGAGCATAATTCTAATAATCCAAGAGTCCTCCTTCGTCGTAAGCCAGTGATAGTGGTTTTGTCAATGCGAAAGCTTTCCGTTAACAATCACTTGGGCACAAATCTTGCGTCGCATGCAGTTCTTCGGAAGGAGTTTACAGTGTGCGCAGAAAGCGAAAGTTAATAAGGAAATGCGGATCAACATTAGAAAGGAGTCGAGTGTTACGATTCTTTTCGTTCCAAATGAATGGAAGGAGTGTACTGGTTGCCCACATCTGTGTGTAATGTTAAACTCTAAGCAAATAGACAAAAAAGCCTAGTATTGCTTTTATGTAACACCATAGATTCGAAACGAGTGGTCAAACCAGTGCGTGGATTCTGCAGCTGGGCCCAACGACCTGCACAAACCTGTCGGACTGTGGCCCTGTCATAAACAAGGGGGTAACCAGGTAAGGTTTTGCACAAATCTCTTACATCTGTTCTTCGCTTGTTCTTTTTACCTCAAGTCTTTGATAACTTCTCTTTGATCCCTTCGCAACCCATCCATCGTCTTGTCCTCCTGGTCACTTGACTTCCTCAATATATCTCTTCCGTTCTTGTTTAATTTGGTTGTTATTCTATCAGTTCTTGCATTCGCTTTATCCACCAGACAATTGAACATTATACAGTAATGTTGACAGTGTTTCAACCCCCATGTCCTTCATTATTTCGCTCTTGAAAATGACTGTAATTTTTCTGTTATTGGTCCACAGTTTTGGCTGTATAGTAAAACTGGGGAGATTCGTCGAGACGAAGCCTGTTTGGATTATGCTGGATCAGACGTCATCCTTTATCCTTGCCATGGTGCCAAAGGCAATCAATATTGGGAATACGATCCCGAGGTATTACAGCGCATACATGAAATGAATAAGTTTTATTACAATCATCgattttttctgtttagaCAAATTTTGTGCAGCACGGAAGCAGTAAGAATTGCTTGGCCATCAGCGAggacaagaagaagatcacAGTAGAGAAGTGTTCTGAAGACAACCCTAGGATCAAATGGAAGTTTGAGAAATTTGAGGCAACAAAGAAACTACAACTGTAAAATATCAGcagaggtaaaaaaaacacTGGCCAACTCTCAAGTTTGCAAGATCAAAATTTGGTTTACCAAGTTGCAGCTGCTGCGTTGGAGTTTTATTTCAACCGCAACATTGAAGTCAAGCTTATGCAACTATGCatagaatatttttttttgtaagctGAAACGCGACGTCAAGACTTCTAGAAGCAATTGACAACAGCCTGTTGAGAGCCGCATCGGCCTCATATTTTCCCCATAAATTATCCATATCGATAACGACACATTCCTGACTTTAGGTTTATCTaataattttctttcatttcgtGTGTACGGTGAACCTTCTAAAAGTATTGCtacaaaatttatttcatgtttattctttcttttctggaTTTGTGGTTCCCTTGAAACGCTCAAAATGGATTCAGTTaacgtatttttgttttgttttttaatttgaatgcAGTAGTTCATTCCACTGTAAGAAAATTCGAgcacaattttttgttataccatACTTGACGTGGATATGCTTGCGTGCTGTTACCTTTTTTACCATTTCAAGTCCGGCTGGAGTCACGGAGTTAAAAGCCCGAGTATAAAACaagcaaaattaaaattacacTATCAAAAGTTATACTACAAATTTGAGTCATATCGAACCGTGGCACCGTGGTTTAGACGATCAAGCCTTCATTGACTCTTGCTTCTAAAGCTCGATGTTAAGTATTTGTTTAGGAAAATTCCAAAGGAGGTGGTTCTTCTATtatttgtttcctttcttgAGTGCGATTGCATGTGTTCTATGTTGTAAAGCTGTATACGTTATTATCCAACATATTTGATTACGATTGTAATGTGTCTTTATTAAAGAATAGCATATGTTGTGTTTCTCTGCACAGTGCCTTACAAACAAACTAGATAAAGAAGCGTGCATTAAGAATAAAATGGATAAATCCTCCTCGATCCTCTTCCCCCCTTTTTACGTTACGTGTTTGTATGGGTAATACATcagttaagaaaacaaaagtaaaaaattcttCGATAATGTGATGGTACGGTTTGGGTGAGAGTCATcgcgaaaaagagaaaggacgCGAACCTTCAGCTCGTAGTCCGCACAAAAGGTTTGGAGGCCGATAATAATAAGCACCCAACAGCATTCCTTTATTGAAACGGCTTGAATTGTCATTCCATACTCGTTTTTTCAGTTAAACTATGACAATGTTACAATTGTATCTCCCGCCAATATCCCCATCCCTAATTATGTGTTGGTCTCTGCCAGATGGCGGGTCAATTAGCCAGACGCCTTTGTCTACCTGTTGTATGAGGCAGTAGAGGGTAAACCGTCTGAGCGACAGGACCATAGGAGGGCACTTTGCTTATTGCTGGCTTTCCCTCGCGGACTATTCTCCATTCCTTTTTGGCGTGTTTCCTTTTTCGCGTCACTGTGCGAATCCCAAGTGCAGGGCCAAAATACAACTATTGCGTTGACTTATTTAATTGCCTCTTTCTAGAGTAAATTCCAGAGTACTCGTTTAAGAGCGTAACAattggtgtcagaagagggatatTAGAGGCCTTAGAAcgactttttttaaaagtcgCCTTTAGGAACGCCATCGcccaaagttttttttttagtgtgttTCGGTaagtttcatttctttttttgtttgctttgtgTTGGTGTCATTTAGGGGCGCCGCCATATTAGATCCATTAGCGGATTCGGGAAAGGCGTGGATCGTGGGCACCGCCATATTGGATTTTTGTTTCCGCGTCAGACTCGCGCGCTAAGTGTTCCACCAACGCGGTATCTTTTTGTGAGTATAAGCATAAAGCCAAAAGGGATATTCCCTCTCCCTgctgaatttttcttttgttgcttacattatttatttttctctctctctttcgcgcgccgactttttttttgtggctggcaatttttttttggtttgggGAGTATCGAAGCTTTTGTCTTggtataaatataaatatatattttgtttgtcTCCCTCTACTTTTGCGCGTTTAAGTGACGGATTTATTCGTTTGGGTTTGCGTTCtctattgtttgtttctttttttttcttttcaagttttttttttctgttcaacCGACTGATTTTGTTTGCGTTGGttttgacgtttttttttgttgtttttttcattgctgGTTGTTTAACCCGCTAGTCGGAATCGGATTCCGAAAttaaagaagttttttttggttttgaacaTCACTATCACTTACGAAGCCGTAGCCAACAAACCGATCCAGAACCGGTTAGACCCCGTTTAGTTCGCCCTGTACCTCGCTATTCACCTAACGACGCTGCTAAACGACGTCCGGAATTTGACATTTCTCCTTCGGAAGCGTCGACCAAAACTGAGATGGTGGACAATGCAGCTCTCATCGCTGCGTTACAAGGGTTTACCACGGCAATAGCAACGGACGCAGCAGCGAGGCAAAACCAGATGACGCAACTATTCCAAGTAATCGGAGGCCAACAGCAAAACCAAACCGCTATGCAAGCCATTGTTGCTGCACCACCCAATGCACCTGTTATTCGCCCCTCCACAGTGGCGGTGAACTCTTTACCACATGTCTCAGGTAGTGCGGATGAAGACGCGCAGGGGTTCGTAGACCAAGTCAACAGTGTAGCAGGGTTAGAAGGTTGGACTGACGACAACTGTCTTTTGGTAGCCGTAACTCGCCTCAGAGACACTGCGTCTCAATGGCACGCACAAGCCGGGCAAAACCATGGTACTTGGCCACTTTGGTCCGCAGCTCTTGTCACGAATTTTTCCCATACCCTGTCGTTTCTAGAATGGAGTTTAATGATGGAAGCGAGAGTACAGAAACAAGGAGAATCGTGTTTGGAATATGCTTTAGACAAGCGTAGATTATGTCTTCGCTCTCCTGTACCTTTACCAGAGGCGGACATCATTAAGGCGTTGCTTAGAGGACTCGCAAACCCAGTCTACATTGCGGCGCTAACGGCTCAGTTACCTGCCACTTTTACGGATTTCTTAACTCAGCTACGAGACCTGGAGCAGCTTGGTTTGTCATCGATGGGACCACAGGTTCCAACATCTACCTTACCCGCTGCACAGTCACGGCACCTAGTCAACACAACGTTTCATAATGCACCACCTCCAGCAGTTGTTCCGGATATAGAAAAACTATTGTGAACTTCGGTGATAAGTTAATTAATCAATTATCGGCCTCAATTTCACGTTTGCAAGTAGGTCCAGCGACGAACGTTGCCCCACGAGGAGGTGGTACACATGGCCCAAGGGGACAAGAAGCAAGGGTTTGCTACGTGTGTAATTGCAAGGGCCACATCGCGCGTTTCTGTCCATCAAAAAATGCCGGGGCAGGCCCGCGTGGGCCATGGCCAGCTTAAATGGGTATTTTTGTTGGAAACATCGGCCAGCACTTCCCTTAATTAAAGTTTGGCTTGAAAATATTGGAGAAGTAATTGCACTGGTCGATTCGGGAGCGAGTATAAGTGCAGTAAGATTGAGTGTAGTgcgtaaatttttgaaaccaGAAAGTAGAATTTTGATGGGTAAATTAAAAGGCAGTGTATCGGATTTGGAAAATTTGGtcggatttgacaaatccaaatcatttaaacaatttccaaatccaaatcaaatcattttgtaaaaaatctgaaaatttcaaatcaaatcaaatgaaaaaagagtcaaatccaaatcaattcgaaattgatttgatttttgtcaaatcaaaatcaaatccaaatcaaatcctcttcaaaattatgaaaccaatagaccagtttcggatgctgcgttgcaaaatttaaaaaaatccaggggggtttcgattgcagggggagataggaaaaaagggggtttttgatttatttaccctagtaatacttttccaattcaggaaatgttctagaatactacactttaagacattctgcgtcttctccagtctttataaataattaatcatccctagtttatccattatccccatatccacatttgaatcacccatgtttacatattttcttgacactagaaacgcaaaaaatactaaacagcatccctagccttttacttaaattaattttcatggataaactagggatgattaattatttataaagactggagaagacgcagaatgtcttacagtgtagtattctagaacatttcctgaattggaaaagtattactacctagccttttacttgaattaattttcatggataaactaggtttgattaattatttataaagactggagaagacgcagaatgtcttaaagtgtagtattctagaacatttcctgaattggaaaagtattattagggtaaataaatcaaaaacccccttttttcctatctccccctgcaatcgaaacccccctggatttttttaaattttgcaacgcagcatccgaaactggtctattaagaaaaaaaattttttattctggGTTCTTCACTCAACTTGTCAACTGTCACTGTaccagtgtttcggattttttttttcaaatcaaatccaaatccaatcaaatccaaatcctcccggatttttaagggatttggatttgccttatttttcaatggcttggatttggatcggatttgatccccacaaaaaaaaaccggattttttcaaatcaaatccaaatcctttataaagatttgtttcggatttttttccaatttagaatttttttcctgtaccACCCAGCCACTATTTAGTAtttacctttcttgtcatCTGCAGACTGTGCACTTGATCCTCTTACCCAGAGGTGTGCCGTGTGTGTTTGTCAAAAAATCCTTAACGCGTTAAAATGCATTTTTAATTTGCCTTAACGCGTTAAAGTGTTTTTCTCGCCAGTTAACTACAGTTAACGGAAATTAACTAGTTAAAGGAAATTAACTGAGTTAAAATATTTAACGTGTTATTTTTATGTTGCTTTTGACCTGTTTTAGACCgctttttaaaactaaattttaAAGATATGTAACGCTTGAACGGCCATATGGCTTTTTTTGAGATCTTGGTTTATCATGACTAACAAAATTGACGCAGAGGCAGAGGACGTGGGCAGTCAGAGTCATGTAGGCCAGGTGTTTAAAGTTGTCAACCCACATGCTGTCAGTTGTGCAACACACAAACTCAACTGATTTAAATTCTTCTATGATGGCAAGCTTACATGCCTCTTACATTTTGGGGATTCGATAACGACTAAAAGTTGTTCGATGCGGAACATGATACTGCTGCCCAACTGCTACTTTCATTAAATTTCGAAAGTCTTTCCCCATCACAACATTTACTGCATGTAGGTCCTGAACAATGAAGTTTGCACTTGCGGTATCgagtttcaatttcttttcttttgtcattgTTCTGTAATCTGTGATTTTTGGTTGATCTTCATGGATTTTTTGTCTGTGTTTGACATTTAAATGGTACTTC encodes:
- the LOC116923630 gene encoding putative polypeptide N-acetylgalactosaminyltransferase 9 isoform X3, which codes for MFSLRRNRAFLVKILLLTPLTWLCVVLYMNSSTKIIQQQQQGHQEQIVYVNDNKIQVEDSRVPQEQIAVKGPPLKDNLLRKKKPTPSGGDRGDAGDSADHMAGQGVLMPPHEPDGPGEMGKAVVLPKEMTPEQKKLVDDGWQKNAFNQYVSDMISVHRTLPDPRDDRCKEPGRYLTTLPATDVIVCFHNEAWSVLLRTVHSILDRSPAHLLKEIILVDDFSDMEHVKAPLENYMAQYPKVKIVRLPKREGLIRARLLGLEHATAPVVTYLDSHCECTEGWLEPLLDRIARNSTTVVCPVIDVIDEDSLAIHFDKKSVQVGGFDWGLQFNWHAIPEHEKKRRQHTADPAYSPTMAGGLFSIDREFFKKLGTYDDGFDIWGGENLELSFKTWMCGGTLEIIPCSHVGHIFRKRSPYKWRTGVNVLKRNNVRLAEVWLDEYSEYYYQRIGHDRGDYGDVSSRKRLREELGCKSFKWYLDNIFPELFIPGDAVASGEIRNEWSNQCVDSAAGPNDLHKPVGLWPCHKQGGNQFWLYSKTGEIRRDEACLDYAGSDVILYPCHGAKGNQYWEYDPETNFVQHGSSKNCLAISEDKKKITVEKCSEDNPRIKWKFEKFEATKKLQL
- the LOC116923630 gene encoding putative polypeptide N-acetylgalactosaminyltransferase 9 isoform X1 — translated: MFSLRRNRAFLVKILLLTPLTWLCVVLYMNSSTKIIQQQQQGHQEQIVYVNDNKIQVEDSRVPQEQIAVKGPPLKDNLLRKKKPTPSGGDRGDAGDSADHMAGQGVLMPPHEPDGPGEMGKAVVLPKEMTPEQKKLVDDGWQKNAFNQYVSDMISVHRTLPDPRDDRCKEPGRYLTTLPATDVIVCFHNEAWSVLLRTVHSILDRSPAHLLKEIILVDDFSDMEHVKAPLENYMAQYPKVKIVRLPKREGLIRARLLGLEHATAPVVTYLDSHCECTEGWLEPLLDRIARNSTTVVCPVIDVIDEDSLAIHFDKKSVQVGGFDWGLQFNWHAIPEHEKKRRQHTADPAYSPTMAGGLFSIDREFFKKLGTYDDGFDIWGGENLELSFKTWMCGGTLEIIPCSHVGHIFRKRSPYKWRTGVNVLKRNNVRLAEVWLDEYSEYYYQRIGHDRGDYGDVSSRKRLREELGCKSFKWYLDNIFPELFIPGDAVASGEVRNLGFSPAYCLDGAARKANLHKPIGLWPCHGQSGNQFWLYSKTGEIRRDEACLDYAGSDVILYPCHGAKGNQYWEYDPETNFVQHGSSKNCLAISEDKKKITVEKCSEDNPRIKWKFEKFEATKKLQL
- the LOC116923630 gene encoding putative polypeptide N-acetylgalactosaminyltransferase 9 isoform X2, translated to MFSLRRNRAFLVKILLLTPLTWLCVVLYMNSSTKIIQQQQQGHQEQIVYVNDNKIQVEDSRVPQEQIAVKGPPLKDNLLRKKKPTPSGGDRGDAGDSADHMAGQGVLMPPHEPDGPGEMGKAVVLPKEMTPEQKKLVDDGWQKNAFNQYVSDMISVHRTLPDPRDDRCKEPGRYLTTLPATDVIVCFHNEAWSVLLRTVHSILDRSPAHLLKEIILVDDFSDMEHVKAPLENYMAQYPKVKIVRLPKREGLIRARLLGLEHATAPVVTYLDSHCECTEGWLEPLLDRIARNVSYVVTPIIDVIDDSTFQYHYGPGVAVGGFDWNLQFNWHAIPEHEKKRRQHTADPAYSPTMAGGLFSIDREFFKKLGTYDDGFDIWGGENLELSFKTWMCGGTLEIIPCSHVGHIFRKRSPYKWRTGVNVLKRNNVRLAEVWLDEYSEYYYQRIGHDRGDYGDVSSRKRLREELGCKSFKWYLDNIFPELFIPGDAVASGEVRNLGFSPAYCLDGAARKANLHKPIGLWPCHGQSGNQFWLYSKTGEIRRDEACLDYAGSDVILYPCHGAKGNQYWEYDPETNFVQHGSSKNCLAISEDKKKITVEKCSEDNPRIKWKFEKFEATKKLQL